One window of the Terriglobia bacterium genome contains the following:
- the hutI gene encoding imidazolonepropionase produces the protein MKPTAQKIAAPVLLHSIAQLVTLQLPAYFGPRRGKALGEIGLIRDGAVLISGGKIASVGTTREMHRDAWLKKHSKEVVEVDCRGKIVIPGFVDSHTHPVFVAPRLVDFEKRIEGATYAEIAEAGGGIRSSIEGVRSASKKELCKKVLDAFREMAAYGTTTIEAKSGYGLSHESEIKSLEAIHDAAKQWPGTVVSTFLGAHVPPPEHKADPDRYVEELIEKTIPEVARRKLAKYADVFCEHNAFTLAQTERILEAAVKHGLEVRAHVCQLTRSELEPFLRFRPASFDHMDFVSDDDVAILAKQDTIATLVPGANYFLATGQYPPARKLIDSGVPVALATDYNPGTSPTASMPMVLSIACTQMKMTPAETLAAAGINGAYALGLGDRKGSIEPGKDADLAIFQLDDYREIAYWFGANHCVGTMISGLWSD, from the coding sequence ATGAAACCTACAGCACAGAAGATCGCCGCTCCCGTCCTCCTTCACAGCATCGCGCAACTAGTGACGCTGCAACTGCCCGCGTATTTTGGGCCGCGGCGAGGCAAAGCGCTCGGCGAGATTGGTCTTATACGCGACGGCGCGGTGCTCATCAGCGGCGGGAAAATTGCCTCTGTGGGAACAACCCGCGAGATGCATCGCGACGCCTGGCTCAAGAAGCACAGTAAGGAAGTCGTTGAAGTCGATTGCCGGGGCAAGATAGTGATCCCCGGTTTTGTCGATTCGCACACGCATCCCGTATTCGTGGCGCCGCGACTGGTTGATTTTGAGAAACGCATCGAGGGCGCGACATACGCGGAGATCGCGGAAGCGGGCGGCGGGATTCGCTCCAGTATTGAAGGGGTAAGGAGCGCATCAAAAAAGGAATTGTGCAAAAAGGTGCTCGACGCATTTCGCGAGATGGCCGCCTATGGGACCACGACGATTGAGGCGAAGTCCGGATACGGGCTCAGTCACGAGTCGGAGATCAAGTCACTGGAAGCGATACACGATGCCGCAAAGCAGTGGCCGGGAACTGTGGTTTCCACGTTTCTGGGGGCGCACGTGCCCCCGCCCGAGCATAAAGCAGATCCGGATCGATATGTCGAAGAGCTGATCGAAAAGACAATTCCGGAAGTTGCGAGACGCAAGCTCGCGAAGTACGCCGATGTTTTTTGCGAGCACAATGCGTTTACGCTGGCGCAGACGGAGCGAATTCTCGAAGCGGCGGTTAAGCATGGGCTTGAGGTTCGTGCGCATGTCTGCCAACTTACGAGGTCGGAGCTTGAGCCGTTCCTGCGGTTCCGGCCGGCATCTTTCGATCACATGGATTTCGTGAGTGACGACGATGTCGCGATCCTGGCGAAGCAGGATACGATTGCGACGTTAGTGCCGGGAGCCAACTACTTTCTTGCCACAGGGCAATACCCGCCGGCGCGGAAGTTGATTGACTCAGGGGTGCCGGTGGCGCTGGCGACTGACTACAATCCCGGAACTTCGCCAACGGCGAGCATGCCGATGGTGCTCTCGATCGCCTGCACCCAGATGAAGATGACGCCCGCTGAAACGTTGGCGGCGGCCGGCATCAATGGGGCTTATGCGCTCGGACTGGGTGATCGTAAGGGCAGTATTGAACCCGGTAAAGACGCCGATTTAGCGATCTTTCAACTCGACGACTACCGCGAGATAGCCTATTGGTTTGGCGCCAATCACTGCGTCGGGACCATGATTTCCGGGCTTTGGAGCGATTAA
- a CDS encoding M1 family metallopeptidase produces MKKTIVCFLVVLGLAAVGQAQRLPHTAVPNSYKLTFSPDFTNDTFGGDEIIQVNVPQPMSKIVLNAAEIKFEDVTIDAGGKSQKATVTTDEKNEMATLTVPKEIPAGAATIHIKYTGILNNKLRGFYLSKSGGRKYAVTQFEATDARRAFPSWDEPDYKATFDITIIAPKEDTAISNGKMISDTPGPGANSHTMKFAQTPKLSSYLVAMLVGEWKCISDQEDGIPLRVCSVPGKEQMGAFAMEATKHILHYYDQYFAIKYPFHKLDQIAVPDFEAGAMENAGAITYRESLLLADPKTVSEDQKINIAGVIAHEMAHQWFGDLVTMKWWDDIWLNEGFATWMTAKPLEAWKPEWKQNEQVVAEANSAMNGDSVVATRPIHQEAETPAQINALFDGIAYGKSAAVLRMVESYLGPATFRAGVNRYLEQHQYGNATAQDFWNTQAAVSKKPADKIMESFVMQPGVPFVDASVKQANGKTEVTLSQKRYYYDPNLFAKGGNETWTIPVCLEGLNTGSKPGGMQCELLSSKQQTFTLSNSSTRIFPDAGGAGYYRYGFDAQAVKGTSLETELKPEERISLVADDWALVRAGRHTVPQFLSLVDSLKGDRNTFVLSEIIRPVQYIGRHLISQNDRPEFQKWVRGYFKPVLNDIGMLPKPGESDSVAALRPRLYGILGGRTGEDPEIIAECQKLTQEYMKDPTSVSPNLSGVAIEVAALHGNADLYDQFMAKLKEAKTPQEYYKYFYALADFQQPQLLERTLEFALSPAVRNQDLYIIPMVMENHAGGDLAWNFVKTHWNDLAKKAGGGIEGAAPVAFGGTGSFCDAQKRDDVKNFYDAHPIPGAERQFKGIQESINYCIELKQRQEQPLAEWLQKNTVAESR; encoded by the coding sequence ATGAAAAAGACGATTGTGTGTTTCCTGGTTGTCCTTGGGCTGGCGGCGGTTGGCCAGGCCCAGCGTCTGCCGCATACGGCAGTCCCCAATTCCTACAAGCTCACTTTTTCGCCGGACTTCACAAACGATACGTTTGGCGGTGATGAAATCATCCAGGTGAATGTTCCTCAACCGATGTCGAAAATTGTTCTGAATGCCGCCGAAATCAAGTTCGAGGACGTAACGATTGATGCCGGAGGAAAATCGCAGAAGGCGACTGTCACGACCGATGAGAAGAACGAAATGGCGACGCTCACGGTTCCGAAGGAGATTCCCGCGGGCGCTGCGACCATTCATATCAAGTACACCGGAATCCTGAACAACAAACTCCGTGGGTTTTACCTCAGCAAGTCAGGCGGGCGGAAGTACGCGGTGACGCAATTCGAAGCGACGGACGCGAGGCGCGCTTTCCCGTCCTGGGACGAACCGGATTACAAGGCTACGTTCGACATCACGATCATCGCTCCCAAGGAAGATACGGCGATCTCGAACGGCAAAATGATATCGGATACGCCGGGGCCGGGCGCAAATTCGCACACCATGAAGTTTGCGCAGACGCCTAAGCTCTCCAGCTATCTGGTTGCCATGCTCGTGGGCGAGTGGAAGTGCATTTCGGACCAGGAAGATGGGATTCCGCTGCGGGTATGTTCTGTTCCGGGCAAGGAACAGATGGGTGCCTTCGCCATGGAAGCGACCAAGCACATCCTGCACTATTACGACCAGTACTTCGCGATCAAGTATCCGTTCCACAAACTGGACCAGATTGCGGTCCCCGATTTTGAAGCGGGCGCAATGGAAAATGCAGGCGCGATCACCTACCGGGAGTCGCTGTTGCTGGCCGATCCCAAGACGGTGTCTGAGGACCAGAAGATCAACATCGCAGGTGTGATCGCCCACGAAATGGCGCACCAGTGGTTCGGCGACTTGGTGACCATGAAGTGGTGGGATGACATCTGGCTGAACGAGGGCTTCGCAACGTGGATGACCGCCAAGCCGCTGGAAGCGTGGAAGCCGGAGTGGAAGCAGAACGAACAAGTAGTGGCGGAAGCAAACAGTGCGATGAACGGCGACTCTGTCGTCGCGACGCGCCCAATCCACCAGGAAGCGGAGACACCGGCGCAGATCAACGCGCTCTTCGATGGAATTGCATACGGAAAGTCCGCTGCCGTATTGCGCATGGTCGAATCGTATCTCGGGCCGGCAACATTCCGCGCTGGCGTGAATCGCTACCTGGAGCAGCATCAATACGGCAATGCGACGGCGCAGGATTTCTGGAATACGCAAGCGGCAGTCTCAAAGAAACCAGCGGACAAGATCATGGAAAGCTTCGTGATGCAACCCGGCGTTCCTTTCGTCGATGCTTCGGTGAAGCAGGCGAATGGTAAGACGGAAGTCACGCTTTCACAGAAGCGCTACTACTACGATCCGAACCTGTTTGCGAAGGGTGGGAACGAGACCTGGACCATCCCGGTGTGCCTGGAAGGATTAAATACCGGCTCGAAGCCCGGCGGCATGCAATGCGAACTGCTCAGTTCCAAGCAGCAGACATTCACCTTGTCCAACAGCAGCACTCGGATTTTCCCTGACGCGGGCGGCGCGGGTTACTACCGCTACGGCTTCGACGCACAGGCAGTGAAAGGGACATCGCTCGAGACGGAACTCAAACCCGAAGAGCGCATTTCGCTGGTCGCAGACGATTGGGCGCTGGTGCGTGCGGGACGGCACACCGTGCCGCAATTCCTCTCCCTTGTCGATAGTCTGAAGGGTGACCGGAACACTTTCGTGCTTTCCGAGATCATTCGACCGGTACAGTACATCGGGCGCCATTTGATCAGCCAGAATGACCGGCCGGAATTTCAGAAATGGGTTCGCGGCTACTTCAAACCTGTGCTGAACGATATCGGGATGCTGCCGAAGCCGGGAGAATCGGATTCAGTTGCCGCATTGAGGCCAAGGCTGTACGGGATACTCGGCGGTCGGACCGGTGAGGATCCGGAGATTATTGCTGAGTGCCAGAAACTGACGCAGGAGTACATGAAAGACCCGACGAGCGTTTCGCCAAATCTTTCGGGAGTTGCCATAGAGGTAGCGGCGCTGCATGGGAACGCGGACCTGTATGACCAGTTCATGGCGAAGCTGAAAGAGGCGAAGACGCCGCAGGAGTATTACAAGTACTTCTACGCGCTAGCCGATTTCCAGCAGCCGCAATTGTTGGAGAGGACGCTTGAGTTTGCTTTGTCGCCCGCGGTGCGCAACCAGGACTTGTATATCATTCCGATGGTGATGGAGAACCATGCGGGCGGCGACCTGGCATGGAACTTCGTCAAGACGCACTGGAATGACCTGGCGAAGAAAGCTGGGGGCGGGATAGAGGGAGCAGCTCCGGTTGCCTTCGGCGGAACGGGGAGTTTCTGCGATGCTCAGAAACGAGACGACGTGAAAAATTTCTACGATGCGCACCCGATTCCAGGGGCGGAGCGACAGTTCAAGGGCATTCAGGAATCCATCAACTACTGTATCGAACTGAAGCAGCGGCAAGAGCAACCGCTGGCCGAATGGCTTCAGAAGAACACCGTAGCCGAATCGCGGTAG
- a CDS encoding efflux RND transporter periplasmic adaptor subunit: MAFSKFLMPAACTIALLFFFSACDHDKGKPAGPVMSGLPVKTETVQTKKVPEYTEYIATLEARGSAILQPEVEGQITKILVHSGQQVTAGQPLMVIDPRLQEATLRSQEASLKNKQATLEYDRVDLERKKNLYAAGVIPKQELDQAQTAYDAARADVAATEATVRQQSVQLRYHTVSAPDNGTIGDIPVRVGDRVQTSTALTTIDHGGPLEAYISIPAGDAGRAKIGTPVDVLVNGQVALRTKVYFISPRVDNANQLLLIKAPVPNAEGRFRNYELVHVRVIWNEQDRVVVPVTAVAHLGNMAFAFLVQKTDKGYVAKQQAINTSGISGNDYVVVSGLEQGNQLITTGVQNLVDGMPVQPE; this comes from the coding sequence ATGGCTTTCTCCAAGTTCCTAATGCCGGCCGCGTGCACGATCGCACTTCTTTTTTTCTTTAGTGCCTGCGATCACGACAAAGGCAAACCTGCGGGGCCGGTCATGTCCGGATTGCCGGTAAAAACTGAGACGGTTCAGACGAAGAAGGTTCCCGAGTATACGGAATATATCGCGACCCTGGAAGCACGCGGTTCGGCCATTCTCCAACCTGAAGTTGAGGGGCAGATCACTAAAATCCTCGTGCACTCTGGCCAGCAAGTGACCGCCGGACAGCCGCTGATGGTGATAGATCCGAGACTCCAGGAGGCCACGTTGAGGTCGCAGGAAGCGTCGCTAAAGAACAAACAGGCGACGCTGGAATATGATCGTGTGGACCTCGAGCGCAAAAAGAACCTGTACGCCGCCGGAGTGATCCCGAAGCAGGAACTCGACCAGGCGCAGACCGCCTATGACGCGGCCCGAGCAGATGTGGCCGCAACCGAAGCGACTGTTCGGCAGCAGAGCGTCCAACTGCGCTACCACACGGTTTCCGCACCGGATAACGGGACGATTGGGGATATTCCGGTTCGAGTTGGCGATCGCGTACAGACTTCGACAGCGCTGACGACCATCGACCACGGTGGTCCGCTTGAGGCCTATATCTCGATTCCTGCCGGGGATGCCGGACGGGCTAAGATCGGCACGCCGGTGGATGTACTGGTAAATGGCCAGGTTGCGTTGCGCACGAAGGTCTACTTCATATCGCCGCGAGTCGACAACGCGAACCAACTGCTGCTGATCAAGGCTCCGGTCCCGAACGCCGAAGGTAGGTTCCGGAACTACGAACTCGTGCACGTTCGGGTCATCTGGAACGAGCAGGACCGTGTGGTGGTTCCTGTTACGGCGGTTGCGCACCTGGGGAATATGGCGTTCGCATTCCTGGTGCAGAAGACCGATAAGGGTTACGTAGCGAAGCAACAGGCGATCAATACAAGCGGGATTAGCGGAAACGATTACGTTGTGGTGAGCGGGCTGGAACAGGGAAATCAACTGATAACCACGGGCGTGCAGAATCTTGTCGACGGCATGCCGGTGCAACCGGAATAG
- a CDS encoding multidrug efflux RND transporter permease subunit produces MVNFFIRRPVFATVCSLLIVLAGAVSIPTLPIAQFPSLAPPTVTVSSYYTGANSQTVETSVTTLLERAINGAEGMRYISSSSGNDGSSSVTAVFDLNRNLDIAAVDVNNRTSTVMGRLPGVVQQTGVTINKNSGSFVMVLGFYADKGQYDTLFISNYLDIYVRDALKRVKGVGDVMIFGERKYAMRIWLDPAKLAQRGLTADDVVNALRAQNLQVAAGQVGQPPALPNQEYQISVRAIGRLTTPEQFGAVVVKRAVDGSIIQLRDVGRTELGAESYGTQLRFNGHDAMGIGIQQLSTANALEVSRGVVSELQRLQKSFPPGLKYAVGFDVTAAVDQSIKEVLKTLAEAIIIVILVIFIFLQTTRSTLIPAITIPVSLVGTFMFAKLFGFSINTLTLFGITLATGLVVDDAIVVIENVERHIQEGEHDATKATQVAMGEVTSAVVATSLVLIAVFVPVGLFPGTTGRMYQQFALTIAFSIALSAFNALTLSPALAALLLKKEHRAPNAMFRAFNRGLAAVTAWYISTLPKLERARYAVLAVFLVLFGATYWVYRSVPTSFVPNEDSGYFMVVVQAPEGASLQYTREVCDRASQILAQNKDIIAIFSVPGFSFGGAAPNHGIIFINLKDIREREGKGHSLEAIVNSLRGPLGSIKEAFVIPFIPAPIEGLSEFGGFQFELQQTGAGSLENLEGVMRKFVGEAAKQPAIQPQSLFATYSARTPQFLIEIDREKAESLGVSFTEIANALEVFMGSVYVNDFDYDNRAYRVYVQAESEFRESPRDLREYYVRASTGQMIPLDNLVKVQETTTASVISHYDLFRSAEIDGSAAPGFSSGQALDAMEQTAARALPPGYSFSWTGLSLEERQSGGTTILLFGLGLLVVYLTLSAQYESFVLPFIILLSVPLAVLGALSAQWIRGLQNDVYCQVGLVMLIGLASKNAILIVEFAEQLQHRGLPLFESAVEAARLRLRPILMTSVAFILGVLPLVFATGAGAAGRHSVGTTVFGGMIVSTALNLFVIPILYVLVRGWLPMNRETVPTEQES; encoded by the coding sequence GTGGTTAACTTTTTTATTCGACGACCGGTCTTTGCGACCGTGTGTTCTCTGCTCATCGTGCTCGCGGGTGCAGTCTCGATTCCAACCTTGCCGATCGCGCAGTTTCCGAGTCTTGCGCCGCCGACGGTGACCGTCAGTTCCTACTACACCGGTGCGAACTCGCAAACCGTGGAAACGAGCGTCACGACCCTTCTCGAGCGCGCCATCAATGGCGCCGAGGGCATGCGGTACATCAGTTCCAGCAGCGGTAATGACGGATCGAGCAGTGTAACCGCGGTCTTCGACCTGAATCGGAACCTCGACATCGCAGCCGTGGACGTCAATAACCGTACCTCGACGGTAATGGGTCGCCTTCCGGGTGTGGTCCAGCAAACGGGAGTCACGATCAACAAGAACTCCGGTTCGTTCGTGATGGTGCTGGGTTTTTACGCCGACAAGGGTCAATACGACACGCTATTCATCAGCAACTATCTCGATATCTATGTGCGTGATGCCCTGAAGCGCGTAAAGGGCGTCGGCGATGTGATGATTTTTGGCGAACGAAAATATGCAATGCGGATCTGGCTCGACCCGGCAAAGCTCGCCCAGAGAGGTCTGACTGCGGATGACGTCGTCAATGCGCTTCGCGCCCAGAATTTGCAAGTCGCGGCGGGACAGGTAGGACAGCCACCGGCACTACCGAACCAGGAATATCAGATCAGCGTCCGGGCAATCGGCCGTCTTACGACACCCGAACAGTTCGGCGCCGTTGTCGTGAAACGGGCGGTGGATGGTTCCATAATTCAGCTTCGTGACGTGGGCCGCACCGAATTGGGTGCCGAAAGCTATGGCACACAGCTGCGGTTCAACGGCCACGATGCCATGGGCATCGGTATACAGCAGCTTTCCACGGCCAACGCGCTGGAGGTTTCGAGAGGCGTAGTTAGTGAACTGCAGCGGCTGCAGAAGAGTTTTCCGCCGGGACTCAAGTATGCGGTCGGATTCGACGTCACGGCCGCCGTGGATCAGTCGATCAAGGAAGTTCTCAAGACACTGGCGGAAGCGATCATCATCGTGATCCTCGTGATCTTCATCTTTCTGCAGACAACGAGGAGTACGTTAATCCCAGCGATCACGATCCCGGTGTCATTGGTCGGCACGTTCATGTTCGCGAAACTGTTTGGCTTCTCGATCAACACGTTGACACTGTTTGGAATAACCCTGGCTACGGGTCTTGTCGTTGACGATGCGATCGTTGTGATCGAGAACGTGGAGCGGCACATACAGGAGGGAGAGCACGACGCCACCAAGGCGACTCAGGTTGCGATGGGGGAGGTCACCAGCGCGGTTGTCGCGACGTCTCTCGTGCTGATCGCCGTGTTCGTTCCTGTCGGTCTGTTCCCGGGCACCACGGGCCGCATGTACCAGCAGTTCGCGCTGACCATCGCATTTTCCATCGCGCTTTCCGCGTTCAACGCTTTGACACTGTCTCCTGCACTGGCGGCATTGCTGCTGAAAAAGGAACACCGTGCTCCGAATGCGATGTTCAGAGCGTTTAACCGTGGACTTGCGGCAGTGACCGCGTGGTACATCTCAACCCTGCCAAAATTGGAGAGGGCGCGATACGCGGTTTTGGCGGTGTTCCTGGTGCTGTTCGGGGCCACCTATTGGGTCTACCGAAGTGTTCCCACCAGCTTCGTTCCCAATGAGGACTCGGGTTATTTCATGGTGGTGGTGCAAGCGCCCGAGGGAGCCTCTCTGCAGTACACGAGAGAAGTATGCGATCGCGCTTCGCAGATACTCGCTCAAAACAAAGACATAATCGCGATCTTCTCAGTTCCAGGTTTCAGTTTCGGGGGAGCGGCTCCAAATCACGGAATCATCTTTATTAACCTCAAAGATATTCGAGAACGCGAGGGCAAAGGGCATTCGCTGGAAGCGATTGTGAACAGCCTGCGTGGACCGCTGGGATCGATTAAGGAGGCGTTCGTCATTCCGTTCATCCCGGCTCCTATTGAGGGATTGAGCGAATTCGGTGGTTTCCAGTTCGAACTTCAGCAGACAGGCGCGGGGAGTTTGGAAAATCTAGAAGGGGTGATGCGCAAGTTCGTGGGCGAAGCGGCGAAACAACCTGCGATTCAGCCTCAATCGCTTTTCGCGACCTACAGCGCGCGCACACCGCAGTTCCTGATCGAAATCGATCGCGAAAAGGCAGAATCGCTGGGAGTTTCGTTCACAGAAATTGCGAACGCCCTGGAAGTATTCATGGGTTCGGTGTACGTAAACGATTTCGATTACGACAACCGTGCGTATCGTGTCTACGTGCAAGCCGAAAGCGAATTCCGCGAGTCTCCGCGCGACTTGCGCGAGTACTATGTGCGTGCCAGCACCGGCCAGATGATTCCGCTGGATAACCTGGTGAAAGTGCAGGAGACCACCACCGCAAGCGTCATCAGCCACTACGACCTGTTCCGCTCTGCGGAGATCGACGGCAGCGCCGCACCGGGATTTAGCTCGGGACAAGCGTTGGACGCGATGGAGCAGACAGCTGCTCGGGCATTGCCACCCGGGTATTCGTTCTCGTGGACTGGCCTGTCGCTGGAAGAACGGCAGTCGGGCGGGACGACCATCCTTCTTTTCGGTCTCGGCTTGTTGGTCGTGTATCTGACCCTTTCTGCACAGTATGAGAGCTTCGTGCTGCCGTTCATCATTTTGCTATCGGTTCCCTTGGCAGTGTTGGGCGCGCTTTCGGCGCAGTGGATACGCGGACTTCAAAACGATGTCTACTGCCAGGTAGGGCTGGTGATGCTGATTGGTCTCGCGAGCAAAAACGCCATTCTCATTGTCGAATTCGCCGAACAGTTACAGCATAGAGGACTGCCGCTCTTCGAGTCAGCGGTCGAGGCCGCGCGCCTGCGCCTGCGGCCCATCCTGATGACCTCTGTGGCATTCATTCTCGGTGTTCTGCCGCTGGTATTTGCGACCGGTGCCGGTGCTGCGGGACGGCATTCGGTGGGCACCACGGTGTTTGGCGGAATGATCGTCTCGACGGCGCTAAACCTGTTCGTCATCCCGATTCTCTACGTGCTGGTCCGAGGCTGGTTGCCGATGAACCGGGAGACGGTGCCGACCGAACAGGAATCGTAA